The Malus sylvestris chromosome 12, drMalSylv7.2, whole genome shotgun sequence genome contains a region encoding:
- the LOC126593083 gene encoding uncharacterized protein LOC126593083, with protein sequence MPAQRLHHSPSLSLPLLRLWEARRRAEEARLPRSHPHPGTPKSVHPDASAASPPPSLPLPPSPPSLGSTATRRGSSASPIVPTPRHTQVFRFLGRNRLGNRHTISDILLRRSSRSPIAQFQKMSRYFQNIAILSIISRYFDENHTDTYLNIHSPKNRYYRRYFADNIDI encoded by the exons ATGCCAGCGCAGCGTCTCCAccactctccctccctctccctccctctcctccgtcTCTGGGAAGCACGGCGACGTGCAGAGGAAGCTCGGCTTCCCCGATCGCACCCACACCCAGGCACACCCAAATCCGTCCACCCCGATGCCAGCGCAgcatctccaccaccctccctccctctccctccaTCTCCTCCGTCTCTGGGAAGCACGGCGACGCGCAGAGGAAGCTCGGCTTCCCCGATCGTACCCACACCCAGGCACACCCAAGTTTTCAG gtttttgggacgaaatcggctcgggaataggcacaccatCTCCGACATTcttctccggcgttcttctcggAGTCCGATTGCACAGTTCCAAAAAATGTCgcgatatttccaaaatatcgcgatattatcgataatatcgcgatattttgacgaaaatcacacggatacctatttaaatatccattccccgaaaaatcgatattatcggcgatatttcgccgataatatcgatatttaa
- the LOC126593067 gene encoding F-box/LRR-repeat protein 3-like codes for MKRQRTILPNNTNNDNNVFHVLSDEIIFIILDFLEKNPIDKKSFSLVCKSFHAAESKHRKKLKPLRSDHLARVLHRYPNGSHVDLTLCSRVPDASLVAISNACRSTLRSIDLSRSNCFSGIGLLSLAANCKNLVEIDLSNATELRDSAVAALAEAKNLERLWMGRCKMITDMGVGCIAVGCRKLRLINLKWCLRVSDLGVGLLAVKCKDLRSLDLSYLPITDRCLPSIFELQYLEDLVLEGCFSIDDDGLSAFKHGCKSLKKLDISSCQNISHVGLSALTSGSDGCLEQLVLSYGSPVTLALADSLGKLPTLQSIKLDGCLVTYAGLKAIGNWCISLRELSLSKCVGVTDDGLSSILKKHKNLQKLDITCCRKITYASIAQLSESCTALTSLRMESCTLVPREAFVLIGQRCQTLEEIDITDNEVDDEGLKSISRCSNLSSLKVGICLNITNDGVVNIGMRCSKLVELDLYRCTGISDSGISAIARGCPGLEVINIAYCKDITDSSLISLSKCSSLNTVESRGCPLITSLGLAAIAVGCKQLTKLDVKKCSNIDDAGMILLAHFSQNLRQINLSYTSVTDVGLLSLGSISCLQSLTILHLEGLSPSGLAAALLACGGLTKVKLQATFKSLLPQALYEHLEARGCVFQWRNKFFRAELDPQCWKIQLEDIMQ; via the exons ATGAAGAGGCAAAGGACCATTCTACCCAACAACACCAACAACGACAACAACGTCTTCCATGTTCTTTCCGATGAAATCATATTCATAATCCTCGACTTCCTCGAAAAAAACCCAATTGACAAAAAGTCCTTCTCTTTGGTCTGCAAGTCCTTCCACGCCGCAGAATCCAAGCATCGCAAAAAGCTCAAGCCTTTGCGCTCCGACCACCTCGCGAGAGTCCTCCACCGCTACCCAAATGGCTCCCACGTCGATCTCACGCTCTGCTCGCGAGTCCCGGACGCTTCCCTCGTCGCCATCTCTAATGCCTGCAGGTCCACCCTCCGATCGATCGATCTTTCGCGGTCGAATTGCTTCTCGGGAATTGGATTGCTCAGTTTGGCTGCAAATTGCAAGAATCTGGTGGAGATCGACCTGTCGAACGCCACCGAGCTCAGAGACTCCGCGGTGGCGGCTCTGGCGGAGGCGAAGAACTTGGAGAGGCTGTGGATGGGGAGGTGCAAGATGATTACGGATATGGGTGTTGGGTGTATCGCAGTTGGTTGCAGAAAGCTgagattaattaatttgaaatgGTGCCTCCGTGTAAGCGACTTGGGGGTCGGATTGCTTGCTGTAAAGTGTAAAGATCTTCGAAGTTTGGATCTTTCTTACTTGCCG ATCACAGATAGATGCTTGCCATCGATCTTCGAGTTAcaatatcttgaagatttggTTCTAGAAGGATGCTTCAGTATCGATGATGATGGCCTTTCGGCCTTCAAACATGGGTGCAAGTCACTTAAG AAACTTGACATATCTAGCTGTCAGAACATTAGTCATGTTGGGTTGTCTGCCCTAACAAGCGGTAGTGACGGATGTTTAGAGCAACTCGTATTGTCATATGGCTCTCCT GTGACTCTTGCTCTTGCCGATAGCTTGGGAAAGCTTCCGACGTTGCAGTCAATCAAATTAGATGGTTGCCTGGTTACCTACGCTGGACTAAAAGCCATCGGAAACTGGTGCATTTCTCTAAGGGAGCTGAGCTTAAGTAAATGTGTGGGGGTGACTGATGATGGTCTCTCCTCTATTTTGAAAAAGCACAAGAATTTGCAGAAGCTAGATATCACATGCTGCCGAAAGATAACTTATGCTTCTATTGCCCAGTTGTCAGAATCATGTACCGCACTCACTTCTCTTAGGATGGAGTCATGTACCCTGGTTCCTCGAGAAGCATTTGTCCTTATTGGACAGAGATGCCAAACTCTTGAGGAGATTGACATAACAGATAATGAAGTCGACGATGAAG GTCTGAAGTCCATTTCTAGATGTTCCAACCTCTCCAGCTTAAAAGTAGGAATTTGCCTGAACATAACTAATGACGGCGTTGTGAACATTGGCATGCGCTGTTCAAAACTAGTAGAGCTCGATCTATACAG GTGCACAGGAATTTCAGATTCAGGCATATCAGCTATTGCTAGAGGTTGTCCTGGACTTGAGGTTATTAACATAGCCTATTGCAAAGATATTACTGATAGTTCGTTAATCTCGTTGTCAAAATGCTCAAGTCTGAACACTGTTGAAAGTCGAGGATGTCCTCTTATCACATCTCTGGGTCTAGCAGCAATTGCTGTGGGATGCAAGCAACTGACCAAGCTGGATGTAAAGAAGTGTTCAAATATTGATGATGCTGGAATGATCCTGCTTGCTCACTTTTCTCAGAACCTTAGACAA ATTAATTTGTCATATACCTCAGTTACAGATGTGGGGCTATTATCCTTAGGCAGTATCAGTTGCCTACAGAGCTTAACCATCCTGCACTTGGAGGGCTTGAGCCCTAGTGGACTGGCAGCTGCCTTATTGGCCTGTGGGGGGCTAACCAAAGTAAAGCTCCAAGCAACCTTCAAGTCATTGCTACCCCAAGCTCTTTACGAACATTTAGAAGCACGCGGTTGTGTATTTCAGTGGAGAAATAAGTTCTTCAGG GCTGAATTGGACCCTCAGTGTTGGAAAATACAATTAGAAGATATCATGCAATGA